attaacctgtagtgacaccccatcccgtgaacgggatcgttgtcatcatctgacactaattagcataacgcaacggacataaatcttcctagaaaatcttcctattcatgaaaatcacaagtgaaatatattggaacacagcttagccttttgttaatcaccctgtcatctcagattttcaaaatatgctctACAGCCAACgatagacaagcatttgtgtaagtttatcatagcctagcatagcattatgacttgctagcagcaggcaaccttgtcacggtaatcagaaaagcaatcaaattaaatcgtttacctttgatgaacttcggatgttttcactcacgagcctcccaggtagacagccaaagtgaATCTTTtctcaaaatattatttttgtaggcgaaatagctctgtttgttcttcacatttggctgagaaatcgcccagaaattgcggtcaccacaacgccgaacaatattccaaattagctccataatatcgacagaaacatggcaaacgttgtttagaatccatcaccaaggtgtttttctaatatctattcgataatatatccgtcgggacaatttgtttttcactaggaccgattggagtaatggctacctctgtattttacgcgagaatctctctcggagccaccatgtgaccacttacgcaatgtggccgcctatggctattcttcaacagaaatgcgtaaaactatgtcacaacgctgtagacaccttggggaatacgtagaaagcgtaagctcgttgatggtatattcacagctgaatagggagtcattggaacgcagcgctttcaaaacctggggcacttccggattggatttctctcaggctttcgcctgcaacatcagttctgttatactcacagacaatatctttacagttttggaaacgttagagtgttttctatccaaagctgtcaattatatgcatattctagcatcttttccgacaaaatatcccgtttaaaacgggaatgtattttttccaaaaatgaaaatactgccccctaacaccaagaggttaaACGTGATGCCTCAGATTTACGGATCTGGTGTGCAAGGAATTTACTGGCCTTGTCGCCTTGCTCATACACTTTGTATCGAGCTCGTAAGAGTAATTGTTCAGCTTGTCTGGTAGAGAGCTCGTCAAATTCAGATTGGAGTAGCTGGCGTTCTTTATATAGATCAGAGGAAGGATCTGTAGCATACTTCTCATCCAATGTAGCTATGGCTTTGCACAGGTCTCAAAGCCGCTGAGATTGAGCTTGGTTTTTGTTGGCTGTGTTAGAACTAATTTGGCCACGTAGGTTTGCTTTGAGGGACTCCCATATGGAAGAGCAGGACATACCTGGGGTTGAATTAAATTCTAGGAATAAGGTAATTACAGAAGAAATTAAATTGACAAACTCATCTGAGAGTAAAATGGAATTAAGACGCTGTTGATAACACATAGGAGGTTGCTGGGGAAACTATAGCTCAAGCACTAATGGTGTATTGTCAgaaaaaaacaatactcacaAGAACACCTCTGAAGTTTAGGCAGAAGTTTTTGTCCAAAAAGAAGTCATCAATGCGGGAGTATGTTTGATGAACATGAGAAAAAAAAGGAATACTGTCTATCTGTAGGATGTAGTAAACACCAGGCATCACACATAGCATATTTCTGAAGAAAATATGAAATAAGTAGGGCACATTTAGAAGGGCCTGAAGATCTTTGCAATGACTTCAAGAACTGGGGATAACCAGTCAAGAACTGGGGATATTGTACATTTGAAGTCCCCCTAACATCAACGAATAGGAATCTAAATGGGGTATATCAGATCATAAGGTAGAATTTAAACTTATATCATCCCAATTGGGATTAGCCAAAACAAGAGGGGTAGTAAACAGTTTACCAGTTACTATGACGTATCGTCCCTTAGGATCAGGAATAACCTCAGAAGCAACAAAGGGAGTAGTTTTATCAACCAAAATGGCAGCAACTCTTGATTTACTATAAAAGTTAGAGTGGAACAGTTGACCAACCCAGTTCCTGCGAATCCTAAAGTGCTCACCAGTCTTCAAATGAGTCTCTTGTAGAAATGCTAAATTTATGTTCAAACCCTTGAAATGTGTTGTTAGCCACAGGGTTTTTAGCCACTTTGATGTTCCACAAAATGTACTTGATGGTATTATTTTAGCCACCTTGAGCACTCCCGTTATACAACCCTGTCATTAGAGCATAGAGTGGGAAAGCAATGAATACCCAAAAGTGCCAGGATAACTTGTCTCAGAATAACAATGTATGGTTATTTGGGGAAAAATACGGAAAAAGCAAGTAAAAGGAAGACAGAGTGACAACATTAGAACTGGACAATTCAacctccttcctccccccatgCACCCCCCCAAATGAGGTGCAACCCTAAATAGAACATGTTTTCTTTGCACAGTATGTCTTTGGGAGTGCGGTGTTAAACCCAAACCCACAGTCCTGCCCTGCAAAGTAGCGCTCTGTGTTAGTGAGTCAAGCAGCAAAAACAGagatggaaaatgaaaagttCATTCCATGTGCAAACGAAATTAGGAAAGCACCACTTGTAGATGTATAAAATGATATTCCCAGTCGAATAACAGGTTTTGAtagagaaaataaatcaaatgtatcaaggCTCTCAGCCAAAAACTTCAAATTTGAAGTAAGCAAATCGTATTAAAACGACCCCCAAAAGGTTTGACAGCGTACAGTCAAAGCCCACAAAACTACGTCTGTGCAACGTTGAAAGTTTGTGGGTATAAATGACGTTACAAATGTTCAACATTGAAGTGAAGACTCCCCAAAAACTTGTAGCCTTTGAACATTACTGTTTACTGGGTCGAGACAAACGGATGCGGTAAaacaaataaccaaaaatatttcaGGGTCAATGAGACAATATGTAAACAAATTCAATAGGTCAATGAGACAGCATGGAAACAAACAAATGACCTAAACCCttaataaaatgaaataaaaatgacTGAATGCTGTTAAGGCAAGCACACTGGATGACCAAAACATTCAATCACATCAACTCCGAACTATACAGGTATAGTACAGTTAACTAAACATAGTTATACCACAGGTGGGCTACTTACTTACTATCCACAGTTAGCAAGCAACAGTTGTTGATCTATAATCAAGTTCAATACTTTTTGTGAGCCATAACCTCCTCCGGAGAATCAAAGGTGTAGTCTTTGAAAGCCATAGACGGGCTGGGAATCGATACCAGGATGGTCCCGTAGTAGTCGATTGGCCTGCCCGAAAGCTACGCGCTGCCTGGACACAGTGGGGGGAGTAGTTGCGGTAGATAGAGAAGCTCTGTCCTTGAAAGCTCAGAGTAGTATTGCGGCCTTCTCTGAGAATCTCCATCTTCTCATGAAAAAAGTGCACTCGAAGAATAATGTCACGGGGCCTCTCACTGTCCCGGGGCTTTGGGCGCAGTGACCGGGGTGGGCTCGATCAATCAGGGGCTTCTCATCCATAGCGAGAACATCCTTCAGCAGCCCAGAGACGAAATCCGTGGCATGGACTCTGGGACCAATAACAGCCTCAGGTTATTGTGACAAGAAAGTCCCTCTAAGCTCACATAGCTCTACTGTACCTTTTTCAGATCCGCAGTCAGGCGTTTCACGTTAGCCTCCAGGGAGGTAGTCAGGTCAGACAAACTGGAGGCCGAGGTCTCCAGTGCTGCAATTGTCATGGTGTACAGCTTTTGAGGGATGTGATAGCTGGCACCGTCTCGTTTCACAGGATAATTAAATCTGCTTTTAAAGTATCGGAAACCTCTTGTATTCGGGCCTCAATCGTAGCAACTACCTCCATTTTCATTTCAACTATCTCCGAGCATAGTAGCTTGATGGCCTCAAATGTTCATTTCAGCGCCACAAGGCAAAGCTGCACCCCCGGGTAAAGTGCTAGTCTCCGGGCCCTCAGTCTCAGACAGGGCGGTGATAAAAATGGGTCTTGTAGGCCGGGTTTTCTCAAAGTCGTGTTTTTGGCCTTATGTTTCGTCTACATGCTGACATTTGAAAACAAAGCAGTCTTGACGATGACGTTTttgcctcccctctcctgtcgAACCCCCCCCCCTGTGCTTCTCTGCCTGTGTGCGGCTGTTGCTGTGACTTCTGTTGCACAGACAGTTTCTCACACTCTCGTTTGCAGCATAATTGAGTGGGAAAAGTCGCAAAATGCTATCAAAACCATAGAAACTCTCTTTGTCAAACCTCTCCAAAGGCAGCCTGAAAGTAGCTGAATTTGTCTCTCGAATCTTTTACCAATAAAAGTCACTGGAGGGGTCTGAAAATGCagtaaatatagcgacaaagtctcTAAGTTGGCAACTCTGGGAATGATAACATACGTTTTCCAAATTAACTGCCAATATTCcactggctgaaatcagttgatgatGTGACTTAGACACGTTGTAAATTCAACAAGAATTTCATAACGTTATCATATCATAACGCTcacagtgtaacggcgttcttcgtttgttgaaagagaggaccgaaatgcagcgtggtggttactcatgttctttaatgaatgaatgacgatacatgaaataactattaaatacgaaaacaacaaacggaacgtgaaacctaatacagcctatctggtgaacactacacaaagacaggaacaatcacccacgaaatacaaagcgaaacccaggctacctaaatacggttctcaatcagagacaacgagaatcacctgactctgattgagaactgcctcaggcagccaaacctatgcaacacccctactcagccgtaaTCCCAATAATACAAAAAGCCCAATACGAACCACAAcatataaacccatgtcacaccctggcctgaccaaatatataacgaaaacacaaaacactatgaccaaggcgtgacacacagCTTTCCAAGAAAACACAAATTAAgacatttatggtctgtttacatatattttagtGGATATTTACTCAGAAGATTGGTATAAAATTCATATAAACTGTATTTATACAACAGTAATTTGGGTTgacaatatttatatttctgaAATATCACATGCCTTGcttttattttcctgcataagtaaaagcaggaaatgcatcacctatgcctctactgccattcattccaattaggAATTAATTCAGGATCTCTATCTGGACCTAACCCTAATCCTGACTTGTTCATTATCATGACTACGTGTGAGTAAATATCTGCTCTGTTGTCTTTCCAGTGGAAGACAGAGATCCTAGATTTCTGCCCCAGTACACGCATTCTTCTAATTGGCTGTAAGACCGACCTGCGCACTGACGTCTGCACCCTGATGGAGCTGTCCAATCAGAAACAGGTCCCCATCACCCATGAGCAGGTGAGACTGAGATCGCgcccgcacacacatacacacattacacacactgggTCTATTCAGGGGGGTACAATGTTCTGATAGAGCCGTTGTATGGAACAGAACAAGGTCTCACCCACTCTCGCTTCTCTGCCCCCCTCCTACCTCAGGGTTCCTCTATGGCCAAGCAGCTAGGCGCTGAGGCCTACCTGGAGTGTTCAGCATTCACCTCAGAGAAGAGTATCCACAGTGTGTTCCGGACGGCCGCTCTTGCTTGCATCAACAAGCTCCAGCCGCTCCCCAAGACCAGCCCCACCCGACGTCTCTCGAAGAGACTCCTCCACCTCCCCAGCCGCTCCGAGCTGCTCTCCTCTACCTTCAAGAAGGAGAAGACCAAGAGCTGCTCCGTCATGTGAGTGGAGACCCAGGGCGGGGGGTGTCACTCCCCTCCCACACGCTGCTCCGATTCCCCAGAACCCCTGACTGTTTGGTtcggggaagggggggggggggtgtttcatCACGATGGCTTAATCAAGAGTTGGCTCTTCTTCCATGTTGAATCCTTCCTCACCCCCCCTCAAAGTGAAATCAATTCAGAACAAGTGGACACCTTGTCCACTTTGTCCTGAAGTACTCTTCAGTGCATATCTCATATTTTTAGTACTGTATCTTGGCTTTTTGATCATCAGCTAACCATTGTTCTAACTTGTTACAGTAACGGTATGCAACCATGATGGTGTGACATCACTACTATTTAGGCACATGTTGATTTGTCCAAATTGGAAAATGTGCAACAAGTGACAAAGTTAAACTTTGTGAAGAAAAAATGCCTCTCAAGAAAACGCATTGCCTATTTTTCAAAACAAATCTAGCATGAAAATATATCAGACATTATTGAACATTGTATCCCTCCTACACCGCAGAGTGGGAACTATAAGGTGTAGCAACGTGAGCAAATCGGTGTTCTCCCAAAAGGGTTTTGGGCTCTTCTTGATTTAGGCCCAACGGGGGCTGATTGAGAGAGGCGTGGAGAGAGGAGTGTTTGATTTGACCACAGCGAGAACAGAGGGCCATTACACATCTCATTGTCTCGCCTGTGATAAGAGCAGCAggtctagacagacagacagacagacagacagacagacagacacagacagacacagacagacacagacagacacagacagggagggagggagggagggagagggagggagggagagggagggagggagggagagggagggagggagagagggagagacacagacagacagacagacagggagggagggagggagggagggagggagggagggagggagggagggagggagggagggagggagagagggacagggagagggacagacggacggacggacggacggacggacggacggacggacggacggacggacggacggacggacggacggacggacggacggacagggagggagggagggagggagggagggagggagggagggagggagggagggagggagggagggagggagggaggcagagacacagacagacagacagggagggagggaggcagagacacagacagacagacagacagacagggagggagggaggcagagacacagacagacagacagacagacagggagggagggaggcagagacacagacagacagacagggagggagggaggcagagacacagacagacagacagacagacagacagacagacagacagacagggagggagggagggaggcagagacacagacagacagacagacagacacacagacagacagacacacagggagggagggagggagggagggaggcagagacacagacagacagacacacagacacacagacagacagacacacagggagg
This genomic stretch from Oncorhynchus kisutch isolate 150728-3 linkage group LG24, Okis_V2, whole genome shotgun sequence harbors:
- the LOC109869494 gene encoding rho-related GTP-binding protein Rho6; this translates as MKERRNTQPLVVRCKLVLVGDVQCGKTAILQVLAKDCYPETYVPTVFENYTACLELEEQRVELSLWDTSGSPYYDNVRPLCYSDSDAVLLCFDISRPDIFDCGLKKWKTEILDFCPSTRILLIGCKTDLRTDVCTLMELSNQKQVPITHEQGSSMAKQLGAEAYLECSAFTSEKSIHSVFRTAALACINKLQPLPKTSPTRRLSKRLLHLPSRSELLSSTFKKEKTKSCSVM